Proteins co-encoded in one Deltaproteobacteria bacterium genomic window:
- a CDS encoding ArsR family transcriptional regulator has product MTDREKRLYTEKAKIFKALGHPTRLWITEKLAHGECCVCEFVDAVDVDFSTISKHLSVLKQAGIVEDEKRGKQIFYRLKVPCLLKFMHCVESVIEAQARDRLNIHSELIPTLVTP; this is encoded by the coding sequence ATGACCGACCGTGAAAAACGACTGTACACCGAAAAGGCTAAAATTTTCAAAGCCTTGGGACATCCAACCCGACTATGGATCACTGAGAAGCTGGCCCACGGTGAATGTTGCGTCTGCGAATTCGTCGATGCCGTTGACGTGGATTTCTCCACCATCTCCAAGCATCTATCCGTTCTCAAGCAGGCCGGCATCGTCGAGGACGAGAAGCGGGGTAAACAGATTTTCTACCGTTTGAAGGTCCCCTGCCTGCTCAAGTTCATGCATTGCGTAGAGTCGGTCATCGAAGCCCAGGCCAGGGACCGTCTGAACATCCACTCCGAACTCATCCCCACTCTCGTCACCCCCTGA